One Vibrio gallaecicus genomic region harbors:
- a CDS encoding MFS transporter translates to MENTQPIARITVPVIALSLYAIASGYLMSSLSLMLSDYGLESTLSSWLASAFYAGLLVGTLIIERVVAHYGHRNAFVLCLSVFIGTVLILPLIPISQVWLVARFVAGIAVAGIFVVVESWLMSGEESQRAKRLAIYMCSLYGGSALGQLGIGVLGVIGGVPFIAIFTLLFSAVIVLLFGNVAAPASSHSQSLSFKQITNLSHSALIGCIVSGLTLGAIYGLMPVELSNRNISHDDIGGLMALIIMGGMAVQPIVTWLSRMIGQVLLMALFCLLGVASIALITLSQDFYVMASSLFILGMATFALYPIAINLGCRNMDASYLVSVTQIMLFCYSIGSVAGPIIADSFMGSQSGLFTYLFASLLATTIYMFIASLKGSHLQIAGE, encoded by the coding sequence TTGGAAAACACTCAACCTATCGCTCGTATAACAGTTCCTGTTATTGCGCTGTCACTTTACGCTATTGCTTCTGGCTACTTAATGAGTTCACTTTCATTAATGCTGTCTGACTATGGGCTAGAAAGTACGCTATCGAGTTGGTTAGCGAGTGCATTTTATGCAGGCTTACTGGTTGGTACTCTTATTATCGAACGTGTTGTTGCTCATTACGGGCATCGTAATGCTTTCGTACTTTGCTTATCAGTATTCATTGGTACCGTACTTATACTTCCGTTAATACCTATTAGCCAAGTTTGGCTAGTCGCACGTTTTGTTGCTGGTATTGCCGTTGCGGGTATTTTTGTTGTCGTTGAGTCTTGGTTGATGAGCGGTGAAGAATCGCAACGAGCAAAACGCTTAGCAATTTACATGTGCTCTCTATATGGCGGCTCTGCACTGGGTCAATTGGGTATTGGTGTATTAGGCGTTATAGGCGGTGTACCTTTTATTGCTATTTTCACACTCTTATTCAGTGCTGTTATCGTATTACTGTTTGGCAATGTTGCTGCACCAGCATCAAGCCACTCGCAAAGTTTGTCTTTCAAACAAATCACGAATTTAAGTCACAGCGCTTTAATTGGATGCATTGTTTCAGGGCTTACTCTTGGCGCAATTTATGGCTTGATGCCTGTTGAGCTTTCAAACCGTAATATTAGCCACGATGACATTGGCGGCTTAATGGCATTGATTATTATGGGTGGAATGGCTGTACAACCGATTGTCACTTGGTTATCTCGAATGATTGGTCAAGTATTGCTGATGGCTTTGTTCTGCCTGTTAGGTGTAGCAAGCATTGCATTAATCACCTTAAGCCAAGATTTTTACGTGATGGCGAGCAGTTTGTTCATTTTAGGCATGGCAACTTTTGCTTTGTACCCAATTGCAATCAACTTAGGTTGCCGAAACATGGATGCGAGCTACTTGGTATCGGTCACTCAAATTATGCTGTTTTGCTACAGTATTGGTTCTGTGGCTGGTCCTATTATCGCAGACAGCTTCATGGGTTCACAATCGGGGTTATTTACTTATCTGTTTGCTTCATTACTAGCAACGACAATCTATATGTTTATTGCTAGCCTTAAAGGCTCACACCTACAAATTGCTGGTGAGTAA
- a CDS encoding PAS domain-containing protein, producing MKRLLKAAVAINCFFATLIACLVGAFSLNIERNFWQENLVEDYKNLAVTHFSDEFKDLNLATEELAKNAVISEFIQVNHINKNPVSIDNEIQKSDQFSTLIIQNTIGQFVYTNTKSKTSSINGLKRLHEPHTQMVFTPVKNLGIDFIDGRIFMFVSVPIVGESSVRPTGLVTMLREVNSELLRELSEKIGREFNFHYTSAGMRLTQISYSHGFKVDLYRITNGEHSFDAEYKITLPDGRVQPANFVITFALKPYQHFDPRYLLFGVALTVPLITFVLWLGFSTKVITPMAKLIDYVTDEGTYNEARVDKTSSHELPEELKLIHHRFKKVYFNMSRQNQFSQVLVDAIGDIIITVDIEGKICYANPAARQWFNVCESILFGQPLELFTSNINHESPDVATWLYTSNVYKERIQCEAELVNIISKTFVYPADVIVQPINILNSDSEFESIDGSSSTVVVIRIKDIIPLDKYMS from the coding sequence ATGAAGCGATTGCTAAAAGCAGCAGTCGCCATCAATTGCTTTTTTGCTACTTTGATTGCATGTCTTGTTGGTGCGTTTTCGTTAAATATCGAACGAAACTTTTGGCAAGAAAATTTAGTCGAAGATTACAAAAATCTAGCCGTTACCCATTTTTCTGATGAATTTAAAGATCTAAATTTGGCGACGGAAGAACTTGCAAAAAATGCAGTTATTTCTGAATTTATACAGGTAAATCATATCAATAAAAACCCCGTTTCTATTGATAATGAAATACAGAAAAGTGACCAGTTTTCTACCTTAATTATTCAAAACACCATTGGACAGTTTGTTTATACAAACACAAAAAGTAAAACAAGCTCAATTAACGGGCTAAAGAGGTTACATGAACCTCATACGCAAATGGTTTTTACTCCAGTGAAAAATCTTGGCATAGACTTTATCGATGGTCGAATTTTTATGTTTGTAAGTGTCCCTATTGTCGGAGAATCCTCCGTAAGACCTACTGGCTTGGTTACTATGCTTCGAGAGGTGAATTCTGAGCTACTAAGAGAGTTAAGTGAGAAGATCGGTCGTGAATTCAACTTTCACTACACATCTGCAGGAATGAGATTAACTCAAATTAGTTATTCTCATGGTTTTAAAGTGGATTTGTACCGTATAACAAATGGTGAACATTCATTCGATGCGGAATATAAAATTACATTGCCAGACGGACGTGTTCAGCCCGCAAACTTTGTTATTACCTTTGCTCTAAAGCCTTATCAACATTTTGACCCTAGGTACTTACTTTTTGGTGTTGCACTCACTGTTCCTTTGATTACGTTTGTACTTTGGCTTGGTTTTTCAACTAAGGTTATTACCCCTATGGCAAAACTCATTGATTATGTAACCGATGAAGGGACATACAATGAGGCACGAGTAGATAAAACGTCATCGCATGAATTGCCGGAAGAGCTGAAACTGATCCATCATCGTTTTAAGAAGGTGTATTTTAATATGTCTCGGCAGAATCAATTTAGCCAAGTATTGGTTGATGCGATTGGAGATATTATTATCACCGTCGATATTGAAGGTAAGATTTGTTATGCCAATCCAGCCGCGAGGCAATGGTTTAATGTGTGCGAAAGTATTTTGTTTGGTCAGCCACTAGAGCTGTTTACGAGTAATATTAATCATGAAAGTCCAGACGTGGCGACTTGGTTATATACGAGCAACGTCTATAAAGAACGGATTCAATGTGAAGCCGAATTGGTAAATATTATTAGTAAGACGTTTGTTTATCCTGCCGATGTTATTGTTCAGCCGATCAATATTTTAAACTCAGATAGTGAATTTGAAAGTATTGATGGAAGTTCATCGACAGTGGTTGTGATAAGAATTAAAGACATCATTCCACTTGATAAGTACATGTCATAA
- the trxC gene encoding thioredoxin TrxC — MSTFNTRCPSCQGVNRVPSERITESPTCGKCKSSLLDGSPVEGTVLNLPAILNSSQPVVIDFWATWCNPCVGFAPVFSDVATERAGSVRFVKIDTEAQQQLAAQYQIRSIPTVMVFKNGKRVDSINGALPKSQFDQWLNQALAK, encoded by the coding sequence ATGTCTACATTTAATACTCGTTGCCCTTCTTGCCAAGGTGTCAACCGCGTTCCATCAGAAAGAATCACAGAAAGCCCAACCTGTGGAAAATGCAAAAGTTCACTACTAGACGGCTCACCAGTCGAAGGTACGGTTTTAAACCTACCCGCGATTTTAAACAGTTCTCAACCTGTTGTTATCGACTTTTGGGCGACATGGTGTAATCCATGTGTTGGTTTTGCACCAGTATTCAGTGATGTGGCAACTGAACGTGCAGGCTCTGTCCGATTCGTTAAGATTGATACTGAAGCTCAGCAACAACTTGCCGCGCAATATCAAATTCGCAGTATACCAACCGTTATGGTATTCAAGAATGGTAAACGTGTTGATAGCATTAATGGCGCACTACCTAAATCACAGTTTGATCAATGGCTTAATCAAGCTTTAGCTAAATAA